In the Triticum aestivum cultivar Chinese Spring chromosome 2B, IWGSC CS RefSeq v2.1, whole genome shotgun sequence genome, gcaagcgtcatatatgtgaattatatcatgccgtcctttttttgtatttctcattgcttttgtcgacaatgtttgtatattcaactgctcttcctgtgcatcagccatttgaattggtgatggagaaatctggagtgaaaacaaggtcttcagagcagacaatgctacctgctgaagcagatatcttgctggttacagatagctcttcagaggaggattcagaggcagatgaccagtcctattatccccctgaggtgtatgctcaaacttggcagggttatattactcatataatgcatatgttgtattgcaatgcttagtttttacatcatatacacaatattgaatgccatctccttagttgacacatcatatatgtgattgccctctgctcacttccttagtatataaatcatatatttgaattatgtcatgccatgatgtttacatagacagcatgtatctgaattatggcatgccaacccattttctaaagacataatatagttatatcatctcatcctgtttacatagtcatcatattttaaattatgtcattctatccgtgaattatatcatgccatcatgtttccatcgacggcatgtttgtgatttatggcatgccaaccactttaatagacacatcgtatagttatatcatgtcatcctgtttacatagtcatcatattttgaagtatgtcattctatcctgtttagttagccatcatacatgtgaaattgtgtcatgctatcctgtttaattagccatcatatatgtgaaattatgtcctgctattctgtttgcttagacaacataaatgtgaattatttcatgccctgttttcttccctactatccattgcacctgtctatcttacaatgtctgtacattcaattacttttcttgtttatcagccatttcaattggagggagtgatggcagtatctgtgggagtaaaaacacggtcttcagaaaagatcgtgctacctgtcgatgcagatagaaccacggttgtacttgcccaagaaccagccccaccacacataacccacactcatgcagattgtacccctacccagttggacagagaaccagctacaccccttctaaccccaaccccagcagatagacacccagttcccgttgacacagcaccgtctccaccacagagcacccaaacacgagcagttagtaaggcaactgcagtgcccaaatcacgaggaccaccactccgaacccgaagtcaacgcttaaagcagaagaagaattgttctcaggtcaggttccgtagctatggttcatactactttgctcttgcatcactgtatttactgataccaactaatttcaaatttgaaggatgcaattgaaactccaatggcgcaacaggtatgttttaaacctgtttcttcaacgtgtttggctgtttgctgttgtaacttgctctatgttgatttcagtttcaattgaataaacagttatgttctcatgccatgcacattacaagtgttgttattgctgtgtagtttcccacacttatattctgtctatgctgctttgtcttaaatagatatgattcgaactgtatctatcttgatttggcaacataaactagaatgatatagaccatacagtgaccatactacatagatatatgtttgtttcatgctgttatcctgtccaccttactactgaactggtttaccaaaatgagtttcatatactacattgtaaacctgagatgtgtttgtttgtttctcttttagaacgcggataaaatattggagaagagtaccctgttatgcaatggtaaaggaagtaatgcagataaggttcaagatagtgagacatccctgttggtctccaagaaagctgataaaaactatattgaagacactgagacaaccccaaagtcctgtcttgatgtagtgttcgagttactggctaccactgctggcaccagctcttcgaactcgttgcctgaatcagttcggcttcttgagtctcaacttcaagttgaaagacatcgatcagatgttatgcgacaggaagccgaaggactgaggaagtccctgcagaattcagatgcatactttctggtgcaacagcaagcgctagaggacttaagcgccaaacaagagaaagttaataagcttgctaagcatcttgccagcattatgggtacccaggatattgtttcttgagctcttctgaagtggtttcagttctggacttgttttgctgcggtgtttatatgctgctgtgttctctatatttgcactagtggcgaactttgatgcccagttaatgtaatatgtgtaatagccgtgatggcctagtgtaagttgcttgcttatttatttccttattgtcttgtttatttgttttcttgtagtaagtgcagttctttttctgcggtttgctagtgcctgcaataacctattttttaaaactaggccacaataaccatgggctaatatttactgtagtgacactgcgcctcctacgggccgtagaaacagtgggccttctatgagccgtataagcagtgggccttctatgggccgtagaaacaatgggcgttctacgggccgtagaaacaatgggccttctatgggccgtatcatcaatgggccttatacgggccgtatgatcgattggccaaacatgggccaaacagaccgcattctggccataaacgggctagagttggaattgtccattcatgggccaatcataacgggccatcgttaataggccatatttgatgacgctatgaaaacggcctgacgtattaacgggccacaaacgggctgactgtaaccacgggctgaatttggcccacaagcagaaaatgacaataacaggccgtaagtaaacgaatgctgaaaatgagcccaagaataaatgggctctgagaaggccgaaagataacatggtctggaaacggcccaacgaaataacgggccgttaatgggtataaagtgatacactgttctttacgggccagtttcaccatgggcgttaatgggtgtaaagtgatacactgttcattacgggccagtttcaccacgggtcgttaataggcaaAGAGTTacgtagggcctcatatgggccaaaagatgtcatggacatacatgggccagaagtgaaaatgggatggaatcatattggatggcccagatgacgctactaggcctaattcgaatagggcgtaacgggccttgggttagatggctgtaaatgggctatatgcaaacatgccgttaacaggctttccatgggccggcccgccaccttttgaccaactcaaatgggctggccttttcataggaatgggcctctgttgggccgtgccacatgtcgacgtatcataggcgcattctgtccaatgagtggatggcatctgtcccagcgatgagccaacacgtgtttcctccagccaatgatgattttacacatggaaaatccccattggtcgaggctgttaacgggttatcggatccaaaacccgacccgatagcttaacggcattccgttacggtggatgccacgtgtcggtcacccttaacgaaagtacttctgtgacgcgcgatttatcgtcatggaagtggacacttccgtgatgataattttggtaatgtcatggaacacttctacgacggcacaggtatgactatcttgattctgtcataaaatcgtcatggatgtacatgcatgataggaaacgcgacctactgtgacaaacacgtatcatcacggaggtgtattttttttgtagtgcctactgcaacgggagggtaggacaaaagatgtcatgcgagttctttttcataagaacatatgactatattcggaatacatgcctacattatattgatgtgtgagtagttcccacaagacctactggtccatatatagtagtagctagatggctttttctctcaaGTTTGATCTTTACTAAAATGATCTCTTtaggatctattcgatgtaactctcgCAGTGTGTTTGTTTGGATCCGATGAATTGGGTATATGATCAGATTATTAACTGAAAGTATTTGAGTCTTTCTTGAGATTTATATATGTGTtattttatagccttgtatttctctctAATCTATCTATCTCTTATGGTcaattagattgatttatcttcagtgggaaagctgcttggtagtaggttcaatcttgtagtgtccttactCTGTGATAGCTAGAGTTGCAAGGAATATATTTGTATTGTGGCTACTAAGGGTAAAATGATGGGGCTAGAACATATTATTTGGTCTTGCTTAGTCTATATTATGTCATCATACttcaagcattactctgtttttatgaacttaagaccttgtgatgcatgctagatagcggtcaaggGGCGGAGCAATAGTAGTAGGCGTCAATAAGATTAATGGTCTACTTGTCGTGTATGTAATGCCTATCTATTGATCATGCCATGAagaatcatcataactatgcgtttttctatgTATTGCCCAATAATAATTTGTCTACTCACCGTTACTATGCTCATGAGacagatgcctctagtgaacctatggtCGCCGAGCCCATTCACGTTGTCTTTACAAAAACCCTAAAATTACTTgctataatttattttatttttatttttattgtattTAATCTATGTACCACTATGAGACTTATTCCTTGCAATTGGCGAAACAAGGGGATTGACCACCCTCTTGCCTTcgttgggtgcaagcatttgctttgtgtgcgtgtgcgtgtgtgtgtgtgtgtgtgtgtgtgtgtgtgtgtgtgtgtgtgtgtgtgtgtcgcttATCTTGTTTGTGTGGTGTCTCCTACAGGTTCTATAAAACATCACCCTTCCTCTTAGAGGAAATCCCAACTCTATCACACGTAGCAGTCTCCCAGACATCGCTTTCTTTGAAGCCATTAGGCTCAGCATAAGAGTGcaagtattttttttgtatttttcattTAAAAAACATACCTAAAACTAAacaaagaaaacaacaacaaaaaaaataaaCTTAGTGATAAATGCGAACAAGCATACACAGAAATATTCACCCTATGGTATTCCTCCCCGGAACTGGCGCTagaaagagcttgataatccccaagtgcaaggaatcagtGTAGCACTTTTCAAAGATGGAAgtggtaagtatggagtgtcgaacacacaaggagataaaggtaagatcaatTCTTCCCCAGGTCATGTCTATCACTGATACAACCCTATGTACACTAATCGTTTGCATTATCTAGAAACAAGAAACCAAATTATGTTGTGGTATAAAGagatagctttgcaagataataaagaatgtAAACACAAAATATAGGTGATGCCTACCCAAAGATTCATTATAATACAACACTATAGAAACATCAAGTATTGTGTggcaacggtgggtaaacaaattactgttgtccaattgatagaatagcgcatAGTTATATGATCATCTAAAGCATAATCAATATATGGCCATTACGTCAGTGAAAAGTAGATTGtaatccaactgcatctactactattactccatcccaagacctctatccaacatgcatctcaaagtattaagttcatgaaaaacagagtaacacattaagcaagatgacataatgtagacacaATAAGATCAAGCAATATGTTCAAACGCCgccgttttatccttagtagaaacaatacaattacgtgccttgcaactcttccTGTCAcggagtaaggacaccgcaagattgcacCTACTATCAAGCAccactcccactgaagataaatcaatctacttGGCCAAATTAAAGAAgacggatagatcagagagaaatacaaggctataaaattACGCAATCATAGAAATCTCAAAGGACTCAAATAATATCAATGAATGAtccgatcataaacccacaattcgtttCATCCCAACAAACGTGCCGCAAAAGTTTAAATCGGATTGATCTCAGATCAGACCACTATATTGAagattaagagagagagagagagagagagagagagagagagagagagagagagagagagatctagctactgctatggaacCATAGGtcctaaactactcacacatcatcatggaggcaatAAGTTTGATGAAGATTTCCTTCCCaatggtttccccctctggcagagtaccagAAAATGCCTCCAGGTAGGATCACGGAAGAAGAGAGGCTTGCTCCGGAAGAATTGTTTCGAGTCTCACTCTAGGGGATTTCTGAATATTTGTGATTTTATAGGCTTGGAATTAGGGCAAATGGAGAAAAGATGGGAACACAAGCTCACATGGCACGCTCCCCTAGGGGCACGCCACCTGAGCTTGTGTCCCCCTTGGTCATTGTCTGGTGCctccccgaagcttctagggtctctcctggtccagaaaaaatcaccataaagtttcatcgtgtttgtaGTTTGTTTGGTATATTTTTTCCTGCAAAACAAACAAATAGGCAAAAGAAAAAAGGAACCGGCACTAGGCACTTGGCaccgagttaataggttagtcctaaaaaataatattaaatggcatataaagcatacaaaagtggtaatataatagcatgaaacaataaaaaaattagatacgttggagatgtatcatatgGTCCTCCCAATTAAAATCTTTTGTGCTCTTACACCCTCTTTTCATGACATCTGAGAATTGGTCGTGGATTATTATCTCCTTAGCATCTTGCTCAGTGGCCCAACCTTGCTCATGCTTGATTCTGTGAATGCGGTTCTTTCTCCTTCTTGCATTGATAAGGTTGTGGGAGAATTTTCTACTAGTGTTACCTTCTTTAAGGTTGGAGATTCTTTCACATTGCTTATTGCGACCCCTCTCAAGCATGACCAAACTTAGGACCCTTCTCTTTAGCCTATCTTGAAGATCACGTTCACGTTCGTCGAATGGAGTAGAGGAGAAGCATCGATGAGGCGAAGCGCCGTCTTTTTGAGCTTGTGTCACAAAAATTGGTATGGATTGGTGTGGTCAACATGCTCATTCCACGCCTTGTGGACCACCTCATCAAAGTCGGGCATCGATGCCCAAAAGTTATCGAACTTGAAGGTCCTAGGCCCCTTGTCGTCGGCAAGCAAGTGCGGCAATGGTAGGATAGGGAGGAAGAGAGGGCATGAAGTACATGTGTGTTGAAGATGAGGTCAAGGCGTTGCAAAAGAACGATGCGAGCTTGCACAAAGTGgggttttccctctcgttgctccaTGTGAACCGCCTACTTTGAAGGTGGATTTATTTTAGCTCCCATCTTTGCAGGTGTTGCACCAAAACAGTTGATCCTACTCTGATTCAGATTTCTCCTGTTATTGTCTCTCGCACGACAAATTTGACCGAAGTCTTCGGAGACAAGTCAAGACACCCCCGAAGGTTACTTTTAACTTATGAGCTTGGCAAAGAAAGCATCTTTGCTGGAGGAGTCGGTTGGGCTATGAATGATCAGCAACGAAGAGGTATCGTGCATAGCAGCTTGGCCGATCTGGTGACTCATCTAGTCATCTTGGATCGGGTGGACTTGCTTCCTTATAATGTAGTACTCCTACGTACTACGCAAGTGGATCCGGCGGCAGACATGGCAACGACCGGCAGAGACGTAAATAGCGCAATAAACGGTGCCGGAAGTCCCGTTTAGTTAGCTTGAATTAGTTTGATAGTTTATTTTCCTAAAAATAACTTCATTGAACTGTTAGACTGGTAAGTGGGCTTAAACGAGACCGGGTTTACATCCCTAATGGTAGACCGCGTTGCAGCAGATCGCAGATCTGGAAGAGAGAGAGAAATTAATGCTTCTTCGAGCTAGTGTCATTCAGGAACAATGGCTGTACAAAGAAAACACTAGTGGTGCACAGTATAAAATTGGTTAGATGTTCGTGGCTAGGCTTGGTACCGCATAGTGCAGGGCCTGCCAGTACGCCAGTCGATTCCACGCCAAGATCGTGGAAATGGAGTACCTGTCTCGTGATTCCTACATGCGGCAAATCAAATCTGTGCAGCTAGCGTAATCAATTCAGTCGTTGATACGGAATAAATTACCAAAAGATCTTGCCATGCGGATGCACATCTCCGTTTTTCTATTTGATTTGATACGCATGATTCACTCGTTGGACGCTACAGTTGATTAGGTGTGTACTGTTTGGCGGTTGATGAACGCAGATGCCTCGCTCCGCCTACAGGCCTACAAGTAGCTCGCGGTCAAGCTCACGACGAGCGCCAAGGGAATTAATCCAGAGCATTGCCGACACCACGCTCGCTCCGCGACGTACGCGCGGAGATGTCCACCACCGAGGCGCTCCTCTCCGGCCCCGGCAGTGTCGGCGGCGGCAACCGCCTGAGCATCGACGACGCGCTGGCGCAGCACGCGGGGGAGTTCGGGCGGTGGCAGCTGCGGCACTTCCTGCTGGTGATAGCGGCGTGGACGCTGGAGGCGATGCACACCATGGTCATGATCTTCGCCGACCGCGAGCCGGCCATGTCGTGCCCCGCGGGGGACGGGCGGTGCGGCGATCGCTGCTCCGGCGCCTCGGCCGGGTGGGAATGGGACCAGGGGAGCGCGTCGTCGACGGTGGCCGAGTGGGGCCTCGTCTGCGGCGAGAGCTACAAGGTCGGCCTCGTCCATGCTATGTATTTCGCCAGCGCCATGATCGGTACGTACGTACGATAGTGCTGTGCTCCCGTCGGTGATCTATCTATTATGTGGCTGATTCCGCCGTTTTTATGCTCCCGTATAGCCGCTACTCTACATCACATGCTGTCTGCCTCAATCATTCGCATCACTGGATCGACGCATTACTAGTTCAAGAGGATAGTTGTATTTGTATTTGACTCTCCCTGGCTCCTCCACTAGTAAAGTTGCCGATGGCGATGCTCTGGAGGTGCTGCGTGGGACCCGTGGGATGGTTCGAGCGTCTGCCGTTTCCTTATCAGCGTGGGATGGCAAAACTCTGACGCCCAAGCTTAATCTTATCAGCGTTTCTTCTTTTCGTAGTAGGTTGTTGACCTGCGTGCTTGTTTATCGTAACTTCCCTGGCCTACGTGCCGTGAACTATGTTGGCATGCGTGCCTAGGTTGGTGACCTGATACTCTATTTGCTCGTCCCTTTTCGTGGTTGCTTTAGCGTCTGTTTACTCTGTCccatggctttatttataaagtcaggCATATACCttttctttagaaaaaataaaccgCAACTAGAGTAGTAACGTGTGTGTTACTAGTATGTGGAGCAAGTAATGTTGATTTTATTTTGTGTTTACAACCACACAATTATTAGTACTCATAATCTGAGCATTGGCTCATATTTTGCACTATTTTGAGCTCTTTTCATTAAAAGAAAGAGCTAGATTACAATCCAAAATCTAGTTTGGTCGGACTATTTTGCCAGCGTGATTCTTGTGTGTGTGCgtagtgttggttgtgtgcatcttaatTATGCATAGGCTGGGTGTGTACTCATTGTGCTTGTATCGCTCGATGCTACATTATGAGTCAATAAAaacaccctttgtcgaaaaaagtTTGATCAAACTGTTTATTTATTTATCAATTTATTCGGCATTGTTGTTTCATGTACTTGACCATATGGTTGGCTTGTTGCAGGCGCTGGTGTCTTTGGACACTTATCGGACTCTTTTCTGGGTCGGAAGGGATCGCTCTTGCTTGTGTGCTCCCTCAATGCCATTTTCGGCCTCCTCACCGCGCTCTCTCCGAACTATTGGGCCTACGTGGCCTTGCGCATCCTCACAGGCTTTAGCGCCGGCAGCATTTGCCTTTGCTCCTTCGTCCTTGCCACAGAGCCCGTAGGGCCCTCCTATCGTGGCGTTGTTGGCATGTCCACGTGTTATTTCTTCTCCGGCGGCATCGCGATCCTCGCCGGCATTGCCGCGATGTTCCAGTCCTCCTGGCGCCTCCTCTATGTCGTGACCTCCATGCCCTCCCTCGCCTTCATGCTCACCGTCATGCCATTCGTCTCGGAGTCCCCACGTTGGTACCTTGTGCGGAGGCGCGCCGAGGATGCAATGCGCGTCATACGAGACATTGCATCCACCAATAGAAAAAGCATCCCAGATGGCATCACACTCAAGCTCGACGATGAGGATGACATCAACAAAAAGACCGAGGAGTCGTCGTCATCGATCCTAGACGTGTTTCGGTCACGAACAACGCGGGGCAGGCTGGTGCTCTCAGTGCTCATCAGTTTCATTTGTTCGGTGGTATACTACGGCC is a window encoding:
- the LOC123042246 gene encoding organic cation/carnitine transporter 4-like; this encodes MSTTEALLSGPGSVGGGNRLSIDDALAQHAGEFGRWQLRHFLLVIAAWTLEAMHTMVMIFADREPAMSCPAGDGRCGDRCSGASAGWEWDQGSASSTVAEWGLVCGESYKVGLVHAMYFASAMIGAGVFGHLSDSFLGRKGSLLLVCSLNAIFGLLTALSPNYWAYVALRILTGFSAGSICLCSFVLATEPVGPSYRGVVGMSTCYFFSGGIAILAGIAAMFQSSWRLLYVVTSMPSLAFMLTVMPFVSESPRWYLVRRRAEDAMRVIRDIASTNRKSIPDGITLKLDDEDDINKKTEESSSSILDVFRSRTTRGRLVLSVLISFICSVVYYGLSLNVVNLKINLYISVAVNSLAEMPAFLITTVLLQHLGRKPLAIGSMLLSGVFCTSASLITGVGVMRALRMACGVVGIFGMAATYNLLVVYTAELFPTTVRTAAMGCTLQASKMGAILAPMVVLLGERTPFAVFGMLGIIGGLLVFCLPETMHKPLYDTMFGLEKGEGEFVIKGKITRGNSEI